The sequence GCCGTACCTGATGAAGCATTGTCAGATGGTACCTTTATTGCACATGAAGAGCAAATTGAACGAATAGGCTGATTATCACGGCCCGTCTTCCTCGCTGAGTTTTTTGCATTCATCAATCTGGATGATGCTTTCCAACTACGTATACCAGTCCAGCAGCAGTCTCTTTTTCGGTCAACTCCTTTTTTTGATTTATTCGCAGCGTTCTTGTTTTTTGAGATGTCGCCTAAATTATCAATAGGTATTGATGAAGATCTTTTCTTTTTCTTGACCTTGGAATGATTCTGGGTCGATGTCATAGTGTTTTCTACTACTTGGGCCTCATCACTTGACACAAGAAAAGTCCAGGTTTTGGCCCAAGTCTTTTACCGGTTGATCTTCCACAGGAGCCTTATTATGGCCCAAGGTTTGACCCAACACGGTAATGTGCACATGAGTTTCCTTTTCATTATTAtattcatcattatcattattggcgTTGTCTCGAGCACTGGACATTATATTATTAGGCGTGACATTAGGCATGCTGTCTTCCACTTCAATATGTTTGGACATTATTTTATTAGGCGTGAAATTAGGTGTGCTGTCTTCCACTTCAATATGTTTGGCACTAGGTGCATTGGGAGATGAAAAGCTGCCGTTACTCAGAATGTCGTCATCAATACCCAGACAACCGGAATGTTCATCTTCTACTTCGACAACCGGAATGTTTATCACCGGAGAATCAATCTTTTCCTGAGAACCATCATCTTGAACATTTTCTTCCTGGATATTATTATCTTGAACAGGAACATGCCCATTTTCTTCATGAACATGAGGATAGTTGACTGCATTATCGAAAAGAAATTCATCTTCAGAGTCATAATTAAAATTGCTGTCTTCTTCATTGTTTTCGTTATCAAAAGTGTCATCAATAAACTCTTCATCATCACTGTCTTCTTCTTTATCACAAATATGGCAGCTTTCTTCCGGATTATTAAAAAACATATGAACAGATCGTTTGGAATCTTCTTTAACCTGGATTCGAACAATCTTGTTACCACAACTGATCAAAGATATACCTTCAATCATGGTTGCATTCTTTGTAAGCAGTAGGACGGAACCGACAATAAGGTTTTGGTTTTCACCATCAACATTACAGTTCTCCATCTCCAAAATTTTTCCCCATTTTTTAGTAACAATTTTGAAAACATTCTCATTCCAGCATTTAACTGGAACACCAGTAATATCAACCCATACCAATCTACCCGTTGAGACATATAAGGAGTCAAGAAGTGTACACGAATAACACCATTTATGAAGCGCATGATCTTTACTTTCTAAGACAGTGTTAGCTTCGAAGGTTGAATTGAAAACCAATAAGAAATCAAGACCACCCAAATATTTGATGTCACAATTTATTAACCCTTCTGCCCTGCATAAATCTGCAAACTGTGCGATAATTTTCCAATCTGTAAGTGTTCCAACAATTGAGCGTTTGAACAGGTGCGAGTTGCAATCAGCCTCCCTGATGCGAATGATGTTGGAGTTGGTTTCAATCAAGTTCTCATTTTTACTTGAGAGCTTTTCCCTTAAATCCTTAGTTTCTTTCTTCTTGAGAAGATCTCTCAATTCTCCTGACACTCCATCAGTGACCTCATTGTAGCTTCTGTTGTCCCTAAAACTAGAACCCCGTGGATTAACCTTATCTGTATGATGATATGGCCCTTTTGTCTTCCTGTCTGTAGTTAACGATTCATGTTGTTTTCTCTCGGAAGCTCTGTAGATCCTAATTGGAACATCAGCCATCTTGATATGACCCAATGATCAACAACCCATCTTCATCTTTTACGTTTGCAAACCTAACAAAAGCGAATCTTTTACCATTATTCAATCTTTTTCCAACCAAATAGATATCTCTAAGGTCTCCAAACGGTTTGAAAATCTTCCACAAATCTTCCACCCCCCAAGTCTCCGGAAAGTTGAAAAACATGAAGGATGTAAGATGGATTCCGAATAACCTGATTAATCGATTTTGTAGTCCCCCATTGTAGTTTCCTCGATCTCTAGCCGTGCCATTCGCGTTGCAGTTTCtcactctcactctctctctccccATTCCGAATAACCTTATTCTTTTTTGGGTGTGTGTTTAATACACTTTTGCGCAAAagcctacaatttacaaaataTAGATAAACACCTTCATTTCTTACCCAATAAGTTTTTCAGTCAATACAACTCATTAATGTGGAAGTAAACAGGCACTTAGTTTATAATCATAGTATAaagtatagatatagatagatgaaCTTGTGATATCCCAATATTTGTGGGGCCTGATCATCAAAACCCAACAGAAATTTGCAAAGTTGGGCCGAATGCCTAGGGCCTAGTTATCAAAACCCATCTCAAAATAACAAAAATTTAGTCCTTGCAATTTCTCAAGGATTAAAAACAGAGGGTTAAAATATATGAATGTTTCATAAGCAGATAGAGCATGGACAGTTATATAACTGGAAACAATCAAAATTAAAAAACTAAAAGCCGTAACCATAGAAGTTGTATTAGCAGAAACCAAACCACCAAAAGATTCAAAACTACATGAAACAAAAGAAATTATCCAAAATCCACACTTATTAACTACTAATCCATTATTATGTCTAAAACGAACGAAATCATTTTGTTGGAGCAAAGAAGATCTCACTGTTCATCCTCTTTGAACGAAACGTCTTCTCCACTTCAGGGGTCACATTGAAAGAAGCCTGCAACACTTCAGGAGACAACGCCTTCCATACAGATGTCCTTCCAGCCATATGAGTGAATATCGGGCTGCAAAGTTTAAACATTAATCCACTGTTCGATCAAATCAAAACAAGTAAAAAACGGTAATTTCTTTTAAAAAAGGACTTACTTTGGAGTAGTGATGATGGAGAACCACTCCAAACCATCATTATCAGAGATCTTTGAAACAACAAAGAACCTAGGAACAATGAAAAGGTTCCCAGCCTTTACAGTCGTTTCAAGAACACGTTTGCCATCAACACCAACGATCTGCGCACGTCCACTGCCACGAACAATGTACGTCACTTGTAGAGCAGAGTCACACGAGAACCCAGGCGAGCACATAGCGTTACCATCTAACCGAACCAGATCAGCACCCAAACCAACTTCACCAACCAAAGGCAAGTTCTTTGTGTTCAACACAACAACTCGACCACCACCTTTAATGTCAACGTCCAACGGTGCTTCCAAACAGTTCAACGCCATCCCGTTTCTATGGTCCTTGTTAGGTTCAGGCATTTTAACACTGGAATCAATTTTAATGATTCCGTTGTCTTTTTGGTTGCCAACGAGTGATTTAGCGGTGGCTTCATCTATGTCCCAAGCACGGCATACGAATTCTGTTGAGAAACCGGTGAAGATGCCGTTGGAGCCAGTTAGGAAGAAGTCGGTGAACGAGCCTGGTTTGTGGGCGGTTTTGGTGTCACCCAAGAAAAGGACTTGAAGCTCGGTATCATCTTTGTTGTACCACCATGTGACAACACCGAATGGGAGAGCAATGGCATCACCAgttttgattgctaggaccttttcTTCTTTCTCAGGCAGAACGATTCCAGCAACTCCACTCCCTGTATTAATCCAAAATCGACAAGTATTTAACGTTTTTTATACTATGATATACTCCCCCGAACAAGAAATCAAGTAAAATTAACTTAATTCATTAAGATAAACAGAAGCCAGTAGCATTACTTAAAATCAAAAcctcaataaaaataaataacaaatcaATTTGAGTTAAGCTTATATGATATTCATAAGGTTAGCTACTTAGCTTATCATTATCAATAGGTTAAAATAAATAGCAGTTGAGTAGTCCCTATACTTAAGAACCATGTGATCCATATTTTAGGCCTAAAATTTGACTTCAATTACACTCGATATTTAAAACATCATAAGTCAACTGAAAACCAATTGTTTACATCAGCTAAACACAAAGAGGACACTATGAGCCAGCACAGAATCATATTAAATGGAAGGTAGTGCAATTATTCTAATATAAATTCAGATCTCTTTTGTATTCAATCAATTTTAAATCAATTACAAAATTCACTAAAACAACTAGTTACAATTActgtactccgtattatatactATCAACCAGcataaacaaattatatattcataATATACGTACACACATATATCTGTATGTATCTGCAAATACATATgtctatacatatacaaatacgcacatatacatatacatacatacatatatataaatctgCAATTCATGTATTATGTGTGACTGCGAATTTATAAAACCACAACAAAATCAAACATCGATCAAAATCAAAATAACTGATCCAAAAATAAATAGATTTCACAAATAAATCGAACAGTAATCAGAATCGAATCGCTAATCAAAAATTCAATCACATTAAACGATCACAATCATTCGATCAATCAATATCAATATTCAATATCCTAAATCAAAATTAAAACGAATAAATAACCATACCTTGAAGAACGTAAGCAACTTTAGCAGAATCAGAGTACCTCGGGAGAGCTAAACCGTTCTTCTCGAGAAACAATTTTCCGGCGCCGATGTTACCTTGTTTAAGCATCGGAAGATCATTAGGGCACCATGCATGATACGATCCACCAGCACCTCCGTACAATTGCTTAGCTAGTTTTGGTGATAAATCGAGCTCCATTTGTTTGATTGAAATTGATTGATTATTTAATGATTGAATGAAGAAATTTGGGGATTTTTTTGATTGCGAATGATGTTGAATGAGTGAGGTGAAAGGGTGTATTTATAGTGCGTGTGAAGGTTTACAGATTAGTATGAGTAACGGAAATTGTGGAGATTAGTGATCTGGTTAATTAATCTGAATTTTTCATATTTAACTGATTAACTTGCGGataagtaattctatttttatttttataattttccgttgtattaaaaataatctttactttatcttatctttatctttatatatttatttatatagtactaccatttttcatcttgtaaagttcTAAAGCAACCTATATATAGTGtcaataattttataattttattttatttatctatatttatttatatttttgtttattcaATACTAACAATGTTGGTCTTTCTAATATTTATGgaaaaacttttccaaaaattacctaatactatttttatttttaataatcttCAAAAGAATATATTAAGGCAACGTGTACGTTAAACAACAATATTCAAAGTATGCTAATAGTAGGACGTACATTATTAAAAGGTTTCGATAAACAAAGTTTATCCTCTAAAAAAGTGATAACATCAAGTTTATATCCGGATAGAATTATTGTacataaattttgcaacaagttaaTCTGTTAGTTAATTTTTACTCCTTATATCCAAACCGGATAGGATTTGTTATATCTTAATGGATCAATGATGTTTGTTTTGAATTCAAATTTTAGAAAGATAAAGAGAAGTCTATATTTTAAATTTGCCATTTAAGTTGAATATAATGCATTTGAGACTTGTTATGTTACAAGTCAAAGTTATGGTCAAAATCTAATCGGCAACACTGTCGATAAAGCATTGAAACTCCTTCCCAATTCAAGTTGAATGCATTTGGGACTTGTTATGTGTTTAGTGTTACAAGTAATTGATTTCAAAGAACAAATCTAGGGGCATATTTATGAAGGAATGAATAATGATTGTATATTAATTCAACGTTTACAGTGCatacataattgtatatatacAACAGCTTGTGTAGctaaggtgctgtttgttttttaagatgttttatcAGAAAGTCTGTGAACCATGTCTGTAGAGAAGATGTGATCTGAAGATCTGCATGCTGAATAATAAAGACTGTTTGTTTTTTTGTCTGCAAAAATTATTCCGGTACTAAATTAATGTCATTTGACATTTTAACAAATAATTGAGTATTAAACTAATACTATAAAATATAGTAAAAATTATTGAAATTCAACATTTGAGGCAATAATACATACACACGCATCAGCATCCATAGCCACAAAGTTCTTGCTTTCTTTactaattttgtttttattttattttatacataATAAATGGACTAAAATGTTTCAATCCAGCCAAGATTTCAATTGGTCACCAAAGTCTCGAACTCAAACAaaattcatcaatttgatcaaTTACTCAATATAAATCTCAAACTCACAACAAAAAAGCTTACAATATCCACATCCATGGTTAGTACAGAGATACTTACAATATTCACACTCACAAATGTTAttccaaacaagaaatcaaacccaAAAGCAATTTAAAATAAATCAAATTaaagaaaatattaaaagaattatacACCAATTTAGTGGGCTGGAGGTAGAGCAACCGGCAGTGTTGCAGTCGGAGGTGTGCTGCCGGAGAGGGTGACG comes from Rutidosis leptorrhynchoides isolate AG116_Rl617_1_P2 chromosome 4, CSIRO_AGI_Rlap_v1, whole genome shotgun sequence and encodes:
- the LOC139841205 gene encoding glutelin type-D 1-like; the protein is MELDLSPKLAKQLYGGAGGSYHAWCPNDLPMLKQGNIGAGKLFLEKNGLALPRYSDSAKVAYVLQGSGVAGIVLPEKEEKVLAIKTGDAIALPFGVVTWWYNKDDTELQVLFLGDTKTAHKPGSFTDFFLTGSNGIFTGFSTEFVCRAWDIDEATAKSLVGNQKDNGIIKIDSSVKMPEPNKDHRNGMALNCLEAPLDVDIKGGGRVVVLNTKNLPLVGEVGLGADLVRLDGNAMCSPGFSCDSALQVTYIVRGSGRAQIVGVDGKRVLETTVKAGNLFIVPRFFVVSKISDNDGLEWFSIITTPNPIFTHMAGRTSVWKALSPEVLQASFNVTPEVEKTFRSKRMNSEIFFAPTK